The following nucleotide sequence is from Leopardus geoffroyi isolate Oge1 chromosome D4, O.geoffroyi_Oge1_pat1.0, whole genome shotgun sequence.
AGATGCTGATACAGGCTGTGGCAGGCCCCAGGCCTCAGCAACGTTTCAGTGCTCCCCGGGTGAGGCCAGTGTGTAGGCTCTGTTGTGTAAGGTCTTGCTACTCAAAGGGTGGTCCACCGGCCAAGAAATGCAGACTCAGAGCCTTTACCCTCGACCTCCTGAAGTCAGAACTTTAACAAGCGCCCCAGGTGATTCACGCACAAATCACAGTTCAGGGTGGGACTAACTGCTGTGGGATCTGAGGCTCCTGGCTGTGGTCCCTGACACCAACAGCTCCCAGAGAGATGCTGGGGGTTTTGTCCTACCAGCACCTGCCCGGCGGGGGCCAGCCGATGCTTTGGGTGAGGACCCTTCTGCCTGCAGTGGAGACCCCAGCCCACCAGCCCAACTGCCTTTCTTCCTGTGGATATTTCAGGAGACAGACTTTGGGTGGGATGAGGGCAGAGTCTCCCGAAAACTCAGAGCATCATTAGAAGCCCTTGGAGTACGTTGCAGTCAGCCCTTGTACGGAGGCCAAGAAGAGGAAGGCCTTGCCTAGGATTACATAGCAAGTTGGTGGTAGGGCAGGGACACAGAGGCAGTCCTCCAACCCCAGGCCAGGGCTCTTCCCAGTCTCCAACAAAGCTCTCTCTTCAGCCTAGACACACTCCTGGGCAGGAGTCCCTATCTCGGCTCACTGGTGCTTTATCAGACATCTGACTGTGGGGTGGGTGGTTTGGGGTTAACGGGAGAAGATGGAAGGAGTAGTGAGTGAGTTGATTTTCCTGCTgaggtgttgggttttttttttttttgttttttttttaagtttatttatctggagagagagagagagagagagcgcgcactctggaggggcagagagagccacccaggtgccccaattccgCTGCTGAGTTTTAAGCAGTGTCTTTTCCCTGCAGGAAAGGAGGTGGCTGATAGATGGTACAGTGAAATCAAGAACTACAACTTCCAGCAGCCCGGCTTCACTTCTGGGACTGGTGAGTGATGGGATCACACCAGTGGCCTGGTCCTGGGCAGGGTTGCATTTTGGAAAGGAACTAACGCTCTGAAAAGCCGCCATTTCCCTCCTATTTTACCTCTTCCGTATTTCTCCTGTATGACTTTGCCCAAAGGGCAAAACTCTCTTTCGCCATCActtctcccaacacacacacatccccctcTATCTGAGAACACCCGAGCCACGGATTCCCTCCCCACCAGCTCCAAGTTCTCCGGATGACTAGAGTGCGTGTGTCACAGGAGGCTGTGGATTTTAACCGCTGCTCAGTGCTTCCTCCCGGGACTGGCGCTATGGCCCGTCATCCTACCGCCAGTCTTGCTCCCCTCCGATCCAGCCTGGGCCCACAGCCAGAATATTCGAAAGCCCTCTCTTCAGGAAAAGGGCCAAActgctcactctctcctcctGGTCTTaactccctccccactcacctcctcccccaaaaCCCTTCCCAAGTGCTTCCCACACCTacagcctcccaggctcccccttcATCTTCTCTCTCCAGTTTGGGGTTCAGGTGAGCAGAGAGCCTAGATCTGCTCTAGGCTCCAGCACTGTCAGTTGTATGAACTTGGGTTGACTCCCTGTGCTTCCCCTGTCCCGGAGGGTGAGGGGCCAGGTGGTGGCCTTTAGGGGACATTGAGAGCTGGTGTTTAGATGCGGGGAAGGGCCAGCTGTGGGACCAGCATCGGCTTTTCTGCGAGGCCTCCAGAGTGAGCGGTAAACATTCAGCTTACTACAGCCCCACCagctgctctgggctctgggctccctcCTACCCCTCAGCAGGCTTCCCTCACCTGACACCCTCTTTCCTCAGAACCGACTCAGATCCACTTGCGGCCCAGGATGGGTTAGAAGGGGCTGTGAGCTTCTCTGACCGAAAGGCACCAGGGAAACTGAAAAGGGggttctctgcccacccccttccctctcccctcccccatcccacccatGGGTGGGGCCACTATGGCCTCTCACCCCCTGGAGCATTCTTCCGAAGCAGGAAGTGACACGCTGTCGGAGCCAGTCACTGTTTCCTGTGGTTTGCTGCTCACCCTTTTGGGCAGGGGTTCTTTCGACAGCGTAGGCAGGACTGTGGGGCAGAGGTGGAAGCATCTGCTGAGGCATTTCTCCTCTCAGCTCCCCGGGCTGGGGACCAGGAGGCCGCTGTCAGGGCCCTAAGTAAGAAATGACAGTTGGATGGCAGTTCCGTTGAAGGGGTGAGGAAGGGAACAGGAACAGCTTCCTACCAGTGTTTAAGGATGTATGTGCAGACCTGTCTTCGTAAAGTTCGGCATCcagaagacattttatttcagAGCGTCTGGATTTGCTTACCCCGTAAGCAAGACTCGCGAGCAATCAGACATGTGTCAGAGCGAGTTATTAGCATTGCTCATGTGCGTGGCACTTGACAATTATAAAGTGCCTCCACAGCCACAGCCACGTGAGCCTCACAACACCATTCGTAGGCGGGGCTTTATTctacccattttgcagaggacGAAACTGAGGCCATAAAGAGGAAGAGTCTTCTTTTATATCACCTGTCCTCAGTCTGATGCTTTTTCCATGGCCCCTGCTTCAAGGTGGGAATCTCACAAGGGTCAGAGCTGGGAATGGGACTCAACTTTCCTTGATCACTGACCGCCTGTCCAACCTATTGGCCCACATCTCCCAGCCCGAAAGAGGAAAACCTCAGAGCAACTAGCCCCTATGCTGTCCCAGGTGCCGGTGGGCAATGCCTGGGGGAGACAGCCTGATCCTAAgacagaagcacagctttggacGGTGTTATAGTCAGAGCCTGCAAGACCCTTCAAGATCCTCGGGCCCATTCCCCGTGCCTCAGCCTCCCCAGAGCTGCTGTTTACAGGGATTTCCTGGCCTGAGTCCATGATGTAGGGGAAGGGCCTTTGAAATATCCTGTAATCTATCCCCACCCACCTTGGGTCAGCATCTTGTGACGAAGGACACAGTTCTGTGCTATGTGTTGTGTGGAAAGAAATGGTTTCTTGCAattcctttgttattttctgttttaatgagTCGGttggtttgtttattctgagTAAATAATACTTTTATATGACATGAAACTTGCAAACTGTATAAGGTAAAAAAGTCTTCCTTCCATCCctggtctccagaactttcccttCCAACCAGTGATACCAGTTTCTTGGGTATCAGTCGAGAGTTGTTCTGATTTTATACCAGCGTTTGTGTAaatatgttctctttttctctttttttatgtgtcaGATATATGATCTGTTTTGCGCTTTCTTTCTTCACGCAGCAGATTGCCAGAGATTGTTCCCTATTAATACAAAAAgagctttttcattctttcttactgTTTTACGTTATTCCCTTGCAAGAATATACTGTAACATATTTAATATGCTTTCCAAATGTGTATTCTAGCAAGCTTGGGTCCGTAGCAGAAAAGAGGATGTGATCCcttttgtggggggtggggaagaaactGTAATTGATTTAGTTAGAAACCACTGTGTATCTGATGGTTGCTAAGGAAGTCATGTTCTTTAACTCATCTCTGAATACCCATACTTAATTATCTCCGTAACCAGAGACCTCCCCAGCCAGAGGAAAAATTACTTAGTCTCATCTGTTTGGAAAAGGCTTCCACAGGCATGCAAACTGCTGATGTGCACCTTGTGTCTGTAATCACTTCCTTGGCAACCGGTGGATAAAAGGCAGTTCGTCCTTGTCTGGGCAGCAGAGAGAGTGAATGGTCGGTAGCCAAAGCATGTGGTTCTCTTGAGAGAAAAGGCTGGTGTGAAAAAGGGCTTGAGCCTTAATAAAAAGGCAGCTTTTAGAAGCAGTGACATCTGGCAAAGTTGCCGAAAGCCTGGAGCTGTGACTCAAAAGTGTAAGGACCAAGGGTGAATTGGCAAGAAGTGTTTCTCCTCTATTTTGAGGTGAAAATCAGAGTTTATTGGGCATTGGTTAATACAAGTCTAAAGATCTGTGGTAAAGATGCATAATTGAGCCTCgggtttcctttcctttagttcttgttttgattttatcaCGGCAACTCTACTCATCAGTGTTTATGTTTGGTTATTTTCACAATTTAGTAATCTCAAATCTCTTATGGATGTAGACAAAGCAAAAAAGTATACCTAAATTTAATAGTTATAAAAATGGAGTTCAACCGTAGGGCAAAACACACAATTTAATCAATGAACATTTTTTCAGTCCTTACCATACATGAGACACAATGGAAGATATCAACTGTCGGGTTGGAAGAGTGTGAACATCTACcgctctttcccttttctttctttctttcttctttctttctttctttctttctttctttctttctttctttctttctctctctctttctttctccttccttccttccttccattttgtggtaaaatatatttaccataaaattaaccatttttaagaatgcagttcaggggcgcctgggtggctcagtcggttaagcggccgacttcggctcaggtcacgatctcgcactctgtgagttcgagccccgcgtcgggctctgtgctgacagctcagagcctggagcctgtttcagattctgtgtctccctctctctctgaccctcccccgttcatgctctgtctctccctgtctcaaaaataaaataaaacgttaaaaaaaaaaaatttaagaatgcagTTCAGTGagattaagtacattcacatatTGTGCAACCATTGCCAAGAACTTTTCAGTCATCACAAATTGAAACTCTgaacccattaaacaataactcccatccttccctcccattTCCCCACCCTTAAGCTCTGGCAACCACTCTTCTACTTTTGtgtctatgagtttgactattctaggtacctaATATAACAGGAGTCATtaatatttgcccttttgtgtctggcttatttcacttagcatgatgtcctcaaggttcatcctcAAGGTAGGATGTACCAGAATTGCattcctttttgaggctgaatagtattttattatatgtatatatacaacattttgtttatccatttatccattggtGGAtattgggttttttcccctcttttggctattgtaaataatgctgctgtgaacattggtgtacaaatatctgagtctctgctttcagtttttaTGGGTTTATACCTGGAAGTGGAATTAATGAATCATATAATAATTCtatagttaattttttgaggagtcaccatactgtcttccacagtggctgcaccattttacatgccCATCAGCAATGCATAAGGGTTCCAATCTCTACACATCctcaacaatatttgttattttcctcttctttaagaaaaaaaaaataatatccatcCTAATGGACATAAAGTggttcccctctttctttcttagctGCCTTGTGGGAAACTTAGCTCCTCTGATCAcagttttcctccttccctctgtctcttctatTCTTCATCagttatttattgaacacctacctGTGCCAAGCTCCGTGCTAAACACTGGGTATGTTGTGGTCAATACGAAAGGTGAGGTGCCCACCCTCAAAGAGGAAACATAGTCTCTTCAGTGTTGTTTTAGCAAATGAATGCCGTTCTGTGATATGGAAGTAAATATTGACTTGTCAAAGGATCTCTGTGAGTCCTCAACAGTGAAGGTGGGAAGGATAAACTCCCAACCTCTACTCCTAGGAGACAGAAGTATTAATGGTCATTGAGCAAAGAAGCCACTATAGCAACTCTTTGACCCCAAAGCAGAAGGGGAGTTGGAAGCTGAGCTATATTAAAAGCTCGAAAGTagcagtgggtgaggggcagggagcctGAGATGCTGAGCAGCTTAGCAAACCATAGAAGTGTCTGGAGGGTCAACAGTAGCTTGAGAAGGAACTGGGCTGTTTGGCTTAGAGCAAAGGAAATTGAAGGAGGCTCTAACCTGTCAAGGTGTCAAAGAGCTCAAAATAGAAAGCCTGCACTTCAGTGAGGGCAGAACCCAAGTCCAAGATGGTTCTTCCATAtgccttttcattcattcactcatttcattcattcattcattcattcattcattcaacaaaggtTTAGTTTATACTTTTCACGTGCCAGGCTGTGCCAGGGTACTGAATTTACCGAAACAATTCATTCTTGTCCCTGTGAGTCTCCTAGCCTAGTCAAAGAGCCAAGCAGATTAGCAAGAAATCAAACACACATAatattgcaaatggtaagaaTGCTGAAGGGGAAAAACAAGGTATGATAAGATGATCTCGGGAGGGAGGTGTTCAGGAAATGAGTCACTGTGAAAGGCTTCCCTGCACAAGTGATATTCAGGCTGAGGCCTAAGGGACAAGATGATGTTGGTCATCATCAGAGCAGTCCACACAACGGCCAGTGTGTGTAAGGGCTCCATGGTGGGAAATAACCTGATGTGCTCAAGGAATGGAAAGGAGGCCATCAGGCCAAAGCCTTCACTTTCCTCACTTTTATTCTAGGTGCAATTGGAAGCGGTTGAAGGATTTTTAAGCAGGGAAGTAAACAGATATGTCTAAAAACGGTTACTCCGACTACTTTGGTAGAAAGTGAATTAGAGGAGGCAAAGGCAGATGCTAGGGAACCAATCAAGGGCTATCCCAGTGGTCCAAGTGAGAAAGTTTGTGGTTGAGACCAAAGTTTGGGGAGTAGATGGACTTAAGATATATTTTGGAGTTCAAATCTTCAAGATTGAATGATGCATTGTTGAGGAGAAATGTGGGAGAAGGAGGGATACAGACCAACCCCTAGGGTTGTGTGCATAAGGGGACCATTAATGGAAActgaagggaggaagaggagcaaCTCTGGCggtgggggaatggggagggCGGGGAACCAAAATCAAGGATGAGGTTTGGATAGGTTTGCCTATGAGTCATCCAAGTGGAAATGTCAAGTAAGTAGTTGTATCTGGAATACAGAGATTTGGGCTGGAGAAATACATTTGGGAGCCAGGGAAAGATGAAATTACCTAAAGAGtacagcaagaaaaaaacagagagccCAGGACTGAGCCTTGGGAAGCGCAAGCCCCTCCGACATTTACAAGTGagatggaagaggaggaagaagaggctgGTGAGATGGGGATGCCCGGAGAGGGCAGCGTCGTGGAAACTAAAAGAGGGGAGTGCTTCGAAAAGGGGAGGCGTCGACCCTATTAAATGTTCCTAAGATGTCAAGTGAGATAGAGACAAAAAGGGGTCTTTGGGGAAGAACATGGAGACAGATCATCAGTGACCCTGAAGACTACAGTCTGCGGGGAGGGGTGGAGTCAGGTGCTGGTAGGGTGTCATCCTAACTGTTGGGGTCACTCAGCTTTGTCGTGATCTCTGGGAGACCATGAAACCTTTGGGCATCGAGAATTGGTGGGGTGAGGAGGATCTGTGTGGCTGATTGAGAGGACGTGAGGCCTCAGAAAATCAGGTAGGTGGAGCATTCTATGTCTCCTTCCTCTGATTGGTGTGCGAAGCCTCCCAAGCCTTACAAGACAGTGCAGGGCTCAAGAATCCTTTGAAACATCCTTCTCCAGATTCTGCTAACTGacctgtttccctctccccctgcctgtgCCCCTATAGGACACTTCACGGCCATGGTGTGGAAGAATACGAAGAagatgggagtggggaaggcaTCTGCAAGCGACGGGTCTTCCTTCGTGGTGGCCCGATACTTCCCGGCAGGGAATGTCGTCAACCAGGGCTTCTTTGAAGAAAATGTCCTGCCTCCAAAGAAGTAATTCATTAAACGTAATGGGAAGGTGGCAGACTGAGCGTGGATACGAAGTTCCTAGAACAACAAAAACTCAGCGGTGTGTCTGTCCCTGTGGGTGTACGcgcttggtgtgtgtgtgtgatgcatgTGTGAGTGTCTCTTGCACCACACGCTTGGATATACGGTCATGCATGAACTTATTCTTATCAAAGGAAGGAGCAAATGAAGCCTTTATCCTAATGGTTACCTAGACCACAATAATTTGGa
It contains:
- the GLIPR2 gene encoding Golgi-associated plant pathogenesis-related protein 1 translates to MGKSASKQFNNEVLKAHNEYRQQHGVPPLKLCKKLNREAQQYSEALASTRILKHSPESSRGQCGENLAWASYDQTGKEVADRWYSEIKNYNFQQPGFTSGTGHFTAMVWKNTKKMGVGKASASDGSSFVVARYFPAGNVVNQGFFEENVLPPKK